The nucleotide sequence GGCGCCCGCCTGCTGACCACGGCGTTGCACGAACTGGAACGCCGTGACGCGAGCACCGCGCTGGTGACGATGTGCGCCGGCGGCGCGCTTTCCACCGGCACGATCATCGAACGGATCTAGCCGCCGCTAGTCCAGGCCGACCTCGACCACCGGACCGTTGTCCGGCCTCGCGAGCCGTTTGCTCCCCTGACCCTCCTTCCAGTAGTCGAAAAAGATGGTGTTGCCCTCGACCCAGGTCAGCACCGCCTCGGTGAGGTCGAGCCGGAAGACGTGCGCCTCCCCGTCGTCACCCTGCAGGCGGGCGACCTCCGCCGGATCGGTGATCTCGACGGCCTTTCCCGACACCTTCGCGTCCGCGCCGCCCTCGTCGATCGCCGAGGCGGCGTGGATCGCGAACCTGCCGTCGCGTTGCAGATCCTTCGCCTTCATCGCGCCGATCATCGAACCGATCAGCAGGTCCCGCTCACGGAAATCGACCTCACTGCCACTGACCCTGGGCGAGCCGTCCCTCCGGACCGTCGCCAGCACATGCGACTTCGCCGCGGTGAACCGCTCCTTGATCTTCTCCGCCAGCGCGGGTGCCTCTTCACTGAACTGCTGCCACGTCGCCATGCCGGACAGCGTCCCACCGGGGTCCGACAGTTTCGAGCGGTCAGGGCCGCGGCGCCCCCATCGGGTTCGGCAGCGGGATCGCTCCGGCGTCGAAGACGCGGCGGCTCAGCGGGACGGCGATCCGCACGGCCTCGGCGGCCCCGTCCTCGCCGAGTGCTTCGAGCGGACCGGCGGCGAGACGATCGGTGTCGTCCTCGATCCGTTGGCGCAGCGCGATTCCCGGTCCGGTGAGCGTCAAGTCGCCGTCGAGGATGCCCCGTTCGGACAACCTCGCGACGCTCTCGTCCCACTCGTCGTCGGACCAGCCGCGGTTGACCTGGATGACCTCGCGGGTCACCGCTCCGCTGCCGATGTGGGTCAGCGTCGTGTCGAGCCCGCGCAGTCCGGCCGCGACGGCGGAGAGCACGTGACCGTCCCCGCGATGCTCGCGCAACACCGTCGCCGCGAGCCAGATCCGGCCGGCGGGGGTGGCGGGCCTGGCGACCGAAGACCAGGCGGCGGCGAGTGGCCTGGCCGCGTAGTCGGCACCGGCGACGGCGAGCTCCAGCAGCTCGGCGAGTTCCGCGAGAGGCGCGTCGGCGGGCAGGATCCGGTTCAGGGCTTCCTCGACGGCGGCCATCCGGCTCTGGAGGACCGCCGCGGGTTCGGCGTACTTCCACGCGTCGGGCAAGGATCGCGCGACCATCCTCGGGGCGAATCCGAAGAGCATCGCGGTCGCGGGCGGTTCCGGCAACGGCCCGAGCGGCGCGACCCGGCCGGCGAAGTAGCCCATCCACCAGCTCGGCAGGCCCACCGTCTTGGCCGCGGCCGCCGTTTCCGGCGCGAAGTAGACGACGGCGTGCAGTGGCTCGACCGCTTCCCAGAGACGGCGCTGAAGTGACTTCACGTCTCCATCTTGCCGCGCCGAAAACCGGATGCGGCCGATCGCGGTGTGGTGTGTGATCGCGGCATGGCGATCACCGTGGAGAAGCCGGGACCCGGCGGACTGAACGAGGCCGTGGAAGCCCTGCGGGAGTGGCAATCCGAAGGCGCGGCTTGGCAGATACATCCCGGCGACCTCGGCTGGTTCTGGCGCTCGGGGGCGGAGGCCACGGCCGCGGCGGTCCGGATCTGGCGCCGGGACGGGCGGATTCTCGCCGTCGGGCTCCTGGACGGAGCCGACCTCCTGCGCGTGACGACCGCACCCGATGTCCGCCGGGACGAGGAACTGGCGCGGCGGATGGCCGAAGACGTGATCGAGCCGGAGCGCGGTGTGCTGCCGCCGGGGGAGGCGGCCGTCGAGGCGCCGATGGACGCTCTGCTCCAGGAACTGCTGCCCCGGCACGGCTGGCACGCCGGCGAACCGTGGACGCCGCTGAGCCTCGATCTCGCCGAACCGGTGAAGGCCCCGGACCTGCGGATCGAGACGATCGGACCGGACAACTGCCACGTCTGGGCCGACGTGATGCGAGGAGCGTTCGACGGCTCGACGTTCACCCCCGACAAGTGGCGCACGATGGCGACCGGTGCGCCGTACGCCGACTCCCGGTACCTGGTCGGGTACGACGAGCGGGGCGACGCCGTCGCCGCGGTCGCCGTGTGGTCGGCAGGCGTGGGGAAGCCCGGGATCCTCGAGCCGATGGGCGTGCACCGGGACCATCGCGGGCACGGGCACGGCAGGGCGATCACCCTCGCCGCGGCTGCCGCGCTCCGCGAGCTCGGCTCGTCGAGCGCGGGCGTGAACACGCCGAGTTCCAACGTCGCCGCCGTCGCGACCTACGAATCGGGCGGGTTCCGGCGGCTTCCCGAAGTCCGGGACCTGGCGCGAGACGCCTGAGCTGAAGGGCGCCTTGGGCACGTTCTTCCGGTGATCCGGTGGACGACACGCGTGCTTGGATGGACGACACGCGTGATCAGGCGGACGACACGCCGCGCGACCCGACCGCGCGTCGTGTCGTCCATCCAGTCACGCGTGTCGTCCACCGGATCACGCGTGTCGTCCGGCTGGTCACGGGAAACAGCCGGTGCCGGCCCCGTGACGAGACAGGACCAAAAGACTCAAGCCCCGTATACGGGTTCAGGTTCGGGAGCATCCGCCAGCAACTCCGCCACGACGGGCCCGAGTTCGGCGGGTGACCACCGGGAACCCTTGTCCCGCACCGCGCCGTGCCGCCAGCCCTGCGCGATCGAGACGCGTCCGCCGTCGACCTCGAACACCCGGCCGGTGACCCCGGACGACTCCTCGCTGCCGAGCCACACCACCAGCGGCGACACGTTTTCCGGTGCCATGGCGTCGAAACCGTCCTCCGGCGCGGCCATGTCGTCGGCGAAGGCGACTTCGGTCATCCGGGTGCGGGCGGCCGGGGCGATCGCGTTCACGGTGACGCCGTACCGCGCGAATTCGGTGGCGGCGACCAGCGTGAGCCCCAGGATCCCGGACTTCGCGGCCGCGTAGTTCCCCTGTCCGACGCTGCCGAGCAGACCCGCGCCCGAGCTGGTGTTGATCACCCGCGCGGCCCGCGTCCGGCCCGCCTTCGCCTCGGTTCGCCAGTACTCGGCGGCGTGCCGCGTCGGCGCGAAATGCCCCTTCAGGTGCACGCGGATGACCGCGTCCCACTCGTCCTCGCCGAGGTTGACCAGCATCCGGTCGCGCAGGAACCCCGCGTTGTTGACCAGGACGTCCAAACCGCCGAACGTTTCGACGGCCGTCCGCACCAAAGCCGCGGCGCCGTCCCACGAGGCGATGTCGTCGGTGTTCGCCACCGCCTTGCCGCCGAGCGCCTCGATCTCGTCGACGACGTCCTGCGCGGGCCCGGCCGATCCTCCGCTTCCGTCGATCGCGGCGCCGAGATCGTTCACCACCACCCGCGCGCCCTCGGCGGCGAACGCGAGCGCGTGCGCCCGTCCGATGCCACGACCGGCTCCGGTCACCACCACGATCCGGCCGTCGGCGATCCCGCTCACACCGGCTCCTTTCGTTCTTTCACCAGGGAATTGGAAGCGGCGAGGAAGGCAGGCACCTCTCCCCCGCCGTGCACGGTCAGGCAGGCGCCGCTGACGTAGGAAGCCAGCGAGGACGCCAGGAACACCGCGCACGAACCGATCTCGTCCGGTTCGGCCAACCGTCCTAACGGGACGGTCGCGCCCACCGCCGCGATCCCCGCCTCGTCGCCGTAGTGCAGATGGGAGTGCTCCGTTCGCACCATGCCGACGTCGAGCCCGTTGACCCGCACCTTCGGCGCCCACTCCACGGCGAGCGACGCGGTCAGGTTGTCGAGTCCCGCCTTCGCGGCGCCGTAGGACGCCGTCCCCGGCGACGGTCTCGTCGCGCTGACGCTGCTGATGTTCACGATCACGCCACCGCTTTCCTGGCGCTGCATGATCGCGTTCGCCGCGCGGGCGACGGTCAACGGCGCCAGCAGGTTCAGCGCGACGATCTTTTCGTGGAACCGAGGCGAGGCGTTCGCCGCCTCGGCGTACGGCGCGCCGCCCGCGTTGTTGACCACGACGTCGAGCCTGCCGTGCCGCCGGACGACCTCTTCGACGAGCGCGTCGACCTCTTTCGGGTCGCGGACGTCGCAGGAGATGAACGTCGACGTCCTGTCCCCGGCGCGGACGAGCCGCTCGGGTTCGGTGCGCGCACAGGTGACGACATCGGCTCCGGCGCGCAGGAAAGTCCTGGTGACACCGGCGCCGACGCCGCGTACCCCGCCGGTCACCAGCACCACGGCGCCGTCGAGCCGGAGTTCGAGTGCCATGCCGGGCCTCCTTCACGTCGCTGTACCCGGGCCGGACGTCCTGCTAACGTACCAAGCAAGTGCTAGGTTTGGTAGCGGAGAAGGGTGCACGATGACCGTTTCCACCCACTCACCGGAGCCCGGCATCGCCGTGGTCTCGGTCGACGCGCCCCCGGTGAACGCGCTGAGCGTGAAGGGATGGTTCGCCCTCGCCTCCGCCGTCACCGACGCAGGACGCGATCCGGCGACCCACGTGGTGGTGCTGCGCGCGGAGGGCCGCGGGTTCAACGCCGGAGTCGACATCAAGGAGATCCAGCGCGACCCGGGGTACGGCGCGCTGATCGGCGCGAACGAGGGCTGTGCGGCGGCGTTCTCCGCCGTGTACGACTGCGCCGTCCCGGTGATCGCCGCGGTGCAGGGCTTCTGCCTCGGCGGCGGGGTCGGCCTGGTCGGCAACGCGGACATCGTGGTCGCCAGCGAGGACGCGACCTTCGGGCTCCCGGAGGTCGATCGCGGCGCGCTCGGCGCGGCGACCCATCTCGCGCGGCTGGTCCCCCAGCATCTGATGCGGGCCTTGTACTACACGGCTTCGACGATCACCGCGGATCAGTTGCACCACCACGGTTCGGTCTACGCCGTGGTCCCGCGGGAGGAACTCGACGAGACGGCGCTCGGCGTCGCGCGGCAGATCGCGGCGAAGGACCCCCGCGTGATCCGCGCCGCGAAACAGGCCATCAACGGCATCGACGTCCAGCCCGTGCACCGCAGCTACCGCTTCGAGCAGGGATTCACCTTCGAACTCAATCTGGCAGGCGTCTCGGACGGTGCGCGTCAGGAGTTCTTGGACGGTAAGGGGAAGTGATGGCCGACAAGCGGATGACGCCGGACGAGATCGCCGCCGAACTGCGGGACGGCATGACGATCGGCATCGGCGGCTGGGGCTCGCGGCGCAAGCCCATGGCGCTGGTGCGCGCGATCCTGCGGTCTCCGGTCAAGGAGCTCACCGTGGTCTCCTACGGCGGTCCGGACGTCGGGCTGCTGGCGTCGGCGGGCAAGATCAAGCATCTCGTCTTCGGCTTCGTCACGCTGGACTCGATCCCCTACGACCCATGGTTCTCCCGGGCGCGGGAAACCGGGTCGATCACCGTCATGGAATACGACGAAGGCGTGTTCGGAACCGGACTTTCCGCTGCCGCGCAACGGCTTCCGTTCCTTCCGACGCGGGCGGGCCTCGGCTCCGGCGTCATGGATCTGAACCCGTCTTTGCGCACCGTCCACTCACCGTACGACGACGCCGAAGAGCTGCTGGCCGTGCCCGCGCTGAAGCTCGACGCGGCCTTCGTCCACCTCAATCGCGCCGACGCCCGGGGCAACGCTCAGTACCTCGGGCCGGATCCGTACTTCGACGAGCTGTTCGCCCTCGCCGCCGAAAAGTGTTACGTGTCAACGGAAAAGATCGTGGAGACGGCCGAGCTCACCGAATCCGGGCCGGTGCAGAGCCTGCTGCTGAGCCGGATGCTCGTCACCGGGGTGGCCGAAACACCGAACGGCGCGCATTTCACGACCGCCGTCCCGGACTACGGACGCGACGAACGTTTCCAGCGTCACTACGCCGAAGCGGCCAAGGATCTCGACGC is from Amycolatopsis lurida and encodes:
- a CDS encoding SDR family oxidoreductase; the protein is MSGIADGRIVVVTGAGRGIGRAHALAFAAEGARVVVNDLGAAIDGSGGSAGPAQDVVDEIEALGGKAVANTDDIASWDGAAALVRTAVETFGGLDVLVNNAGFLRDRMLVNLGEDEWDAVIRVHLKGHFAPTRHAAEYWRTEAKAGRTRAARVINTSSGAGLLGSVGQGNYAAAKSGILGLTLVAATEFARYGVTVNAIAPAARTRMTEVAFADDMAAPEDGFDAMAPENVSPLVVWLGSEESSGVTGRVFEVDGGRVSIAQGWRHGAVRDKGSRWSPAELGPVVAELLADAPEPEPVYGA
- a CDS encoding CoA transferase subunit A → MADKRMTPDEIAAELRDGMTIGIGGWGSRRKPMALVRAILRSPVKELTVVSYGGPDVGLLASAGKIKHLVFGFVTLDSIPYDPWFSRARETGSITVMEYDEGVFGTGLSAAAQRLPFLPTRAGLGSGVMDLNPSLRTVHSPYDDAEELLAVPALKLDAAFVHLNRADARGNAQYLGPDPYFDELFALAAEKCYVSTEKIVETAELTESGPVQSLLLSRMLVTGVAETPNGAHFTTAVPDYGRDERFQRHYAEAAKDLDAWPKFVDRFLSGDEAQYQKAVAEFGESA
- a CDS encoding enoyl-CoA hydratase family protein; the encoded protein is MTVSTHSPEPGIAVVSVDAPPVNALSVKGWFALASAVTDAGRDPATHVVVLRAEGRGFNAGVDIKEIQRDPGYGALIGANEGCAAAFSAVYDCAVPVIAAVQGFCLGGGVGLVGNADIVVASEDATFGLPEVDRGALGAATHLARLVPQHLMRALYYTASTITADQLHHHGSVYAVVPREELDETALGVARQIAAKDPRVIRAAKQAINGIDVQPVHRSYRFEQGFTFELNLAGVSDGARQEFLDGKGK
- a CDS encoding pyridoxamine 5'-phosphate oxidase family protein — encoded protein: MATWQQFSEEAPALAEKIKERFTAAKSHVLATVRRDGSPRVSGSEVDFRERDLLIGSMIGAMKAKDLQRDGRFAIHAASAIDEGGADAKVSGKAVEITDPAEVARLQGDDGEAHVFRLDLTEAVLTWVEGNTIFFDYWKEGQGSKRLARPDNGPVVEVGLD
- a CDS encoding SDR family oxidoreductase, which translates into the protein MALELRLDGAVVLVTGGVRGVGAGVTRTFLRAGADVVTCARTEPERLVRAGDRTSTFISCDVRDPKEVDALVEEVVRRHGRLDVVVNNAGGAPYAEAANASPRFHEKIVALNLLAPLTVARAANAIMQRQESGGVIVNISSVSATRPSPGTASYGAAKAGLDNLTASLAVEWAPKVRVNGLDVGMVRTEHSHLHYGDEAGIAAVGATVPLGRLAEPDEIGSCAVFLASSLASYVSGACLTVHGGGEVPAFLAASNSLVKERKEPV
- a CDS encoding GNAT family N-acetyltransferase, encoding MAITVEKPGPGGLNEAVEALREWQSEGAAWQIHPGDLGWFWRSGAEATAAAVRIWRRDGRILAVGLLDGADLLRVTTAPDVRRDEELARRMAEDVIEPERGVLPPGEAAVEAPMDALLQELLPRHGWHAGEPWTPLSLDLAEPVKAPDLRIETIGPDNCHVWADVMRGAFDGSTFTPDKWRTMATGAPYADSRYLVGYDERGDAVAAVAVWSAGVGKPGILEPMGVHRDHRGHGHGRAITLAAAAALRELGSSSAGVNTPSSNVAAVATYESGGFRRLPEVRDLARDA
- a CDS encoding SCO6745 family protein, encoding MKSLQRRLWEAVEPLHAVVYFAPETAAAAKTVGLPSWWMGYFAGRVAPLGPLPEPPATAMLFGFAPRMVARSLPDAWKYAEPAAVLQSRMAAVEEALNRILPADAPLAELAELLELAVAGADYAARPLAAAWSSVARPATPAGRIWLAATVLREHRGDGHVLSAVAAGLRGLDTTLTHIGSGAVTREVIQVNRGWSDDEWDESVARLSERGILDGDLTLTGPGIALRQRIEDDTDRLAAGPLEALGEDGAAEAVRIAVPLSRRVFDAGAIPLPNPMGAPRP